In uncultured Cohaesibacter sp., a genomic segment contains:
- a CDS encoding chemotaxis protein CheW, giving the protein MRNHMTPEKDDDGVNETIQYVTIFISGQLFGLPISRVHDVFVPESVTRVPLSQTEIAGVLNLRGRIVTAIDMRKRLGLEPLKHEGNMMAIGIEFKEESYGLIIDSVGEVLDLSEKSREAVPSNLDSRWADIAAGVHRLEKELMVILDVDRVLGDMVTTGVAA; this is encoded by the coding sequence ATGAGAAACCACATGACACCCGAGAAGGATGACGACGGCGTCAATGAAACCATTCAATATGTGACGATTTTCATTTCCGGTCAGCTTTTCGGTCTGCCGATCAGCCGCGTACACGATGTTTTCGTGCCGGAATCCGTCACACGAGTGCCCTTGTCACAGACTGAAATTGCAGGGGTTCTGAACCTGCGCGGTCGCATTGTGACGGCGATTGACATGCGCAAGCGCTTGGGGCTTGAGCCCCTTAAGCATGAGGGAAACATGATGGCTATAGGGATCGAGTTCAAGGAAGAATCCTATGGGCTGATCATCGATAGCGTCGGTGAAGTGCTCGACTTGAGCGAAAAAAGTCGTGAGGCTGTTCCAAGCAACCTGGATTCCCGGTGGGCCGATATTGCTGCCGGTGTTCATCGCCTGGAAAAGGAACTTATGGTTATTCTCGATGTGGATCG
- a CDS encoding chemotaxis protein CheW: MDDLLREFIEETNESLDVVDVELVKFEQEPNNAQILDNIFRLVHTIKGTCGFLGLPRLESLAHAAETLMGKFRDGAPVTGESVSVILLSLDRIKEIVAELEANEAEPEGSDEDLIDQLDRLSGIGKYAGQGTSVVDQAENGDAPAAAPEAVAEAAPAAAEKAPQEPATHEVYQVLERELKEGEVSLDDLERAFREADGPEGFDVAQSAKEAAEAAIADAAALKRHGKSAVTKTPTPAAKAPVAKKKEEPKAEKEQKSGGAHQSIRVNVETLEHLMTMVSELVLTRNQLLEIVRRHEDSEFKVPLQRLSNVTVELQEGVMKTRMQPIGNAWQKLPRIVRDLANDLHKEIDLIMIGQDTELDRQVLELIKDPLTHMVRNSADHGLENGEERVAMGKPAKGTITLSAYHEGGHIIIDIVDDGRGINTEKVKEKILKNELATEAELEKMSEQQINKFIFAAGFSTAEKITNVSGRGVGMDVVRNNIELIGGSVDLKSIPGKGSTFSIKIPLTLAIVSTLLVEASGDRFAIPQLSVVELVRVQNNSEHKIERIKDTPVLRLRNKLLPLIHLSNLLGIERETNTDIELDDNGFIVVMQVGAQTFGVVVDAVFHTEEIVVKPMATMLRHLTMFSGNTILGDGSVIMILDPNGVAQAFGSHVGTDVEASTEGAAKEALPEEQNTVSLLIFRAGSPEPKAVPLSLVTRLEEFEIEKIEFSNGRDMVQYRGSLMPLVQVNDFVQRRTEGSQPMLVFSDAGRSMGLVVDEIVDIVDEQLNIEVSSEVPGILGTAVIKGRATEIIDVGHFLPQAFEDWFHRKEMEEEDILNKKLLFVDDSSFFRNMLGPVLKAAGYEVTICKDGVEALAALERDPSYEIVVSDIEMPEMNGFELCEAIRRQPATRDIPIIALSSLCTPAAIERGRQAGFNDYVAKFDRPGLIASLKEQRIELGAAA; encoded by the coding sequence ATGGATGATCTTTTACGTGAATTTATCGAGGAAACAAATGAAAGTCTTGATGTCGTAGACGTCGAGCTTGTAAAGTTTGAGCAAGAGCCAAACAATGCTCAGATCCTCGATAACATTTTCCGACTTGTACATACTATCAAGGGCACTTGCGGCTTTCTGGGGCTGCCCAGACTTGAGAGTTTGGCGCATGCTGCAGAAACACTCATGGGCAAGTTCAGGGATGGGGCACCGGTTACCGGTGAATCCGTTTCTGTCATCCTGCTATCCCTTGACCGGATCAAGGAGATCGTTGCCGAGCTGGAAGCGAATGAGGCGGAACCTGAAGGCTCTGATGAGGATCTGATCGATCAGCTCGACCGGCTGTCGGGGATCGGGAAATATGCCGGACAGGGAACATCTGTCGTCGATCAGGCTGAAAATGGCGATGCCCCCGCAGCGGCTCCTGAAGCTGTGGCGGAAGCGGCTCCCGCAGCTGCCGAGAAGGCACCGCAAGAACCGGCAACTCACGAAGTATATCAGGTTCTGGAACGCGAGCTGAAAGAGGGCGAAGTCTCCCTTGATGATCTGGAACGCGCCTTCCGCGAGGCTGACGGTCCGGAAGGGTTCGATGTCGCCCAGAGCGCAAAGGAAGCTGCAGAAGCTGCGATTGCCGATGCTGCTGCCCTGAAGCGTCATGGCAAATCGGCAGTGACGAAAACGCCTACACCTGCAGCAAAGGCGCCGGTTGCCAAGAAGAAAGAAGAGCCAAAGGCCGAGAAAGAGCAGAAATCCGGTGGTGCTCACCAGTCCATTCGTGTGAATGTCGAAACGCTCGAGCATCTCATGACCATGGTCTCGGAGCTGGTGCTGACCCGCAACCAGCTGCTTGAAATCGTGCGCCGTCATGAAGATTCCGAATTCAAGGTTCCTCTGCAGCGTCTCTCCAATGTAACGGTCGAGTTGCAGGAAGGGGTCATGAAGACCCGCATGCAGCCAATTGGCAACGCCTGGCAGAAGCTGCCGCGTATCGTTCGCGATCTGGCCAACGACCTGCATAAGGAAATCGATCTGATAATGATCGGTCAGGATACCGAACTTGACCGTCAGGTTCTGGAACTGATCAAGGATCCGCTGACCCACATGGTGCGCAACTCTGCCGACCATGGACTGGAAAATGGTGAAGAGCGCGTCGCCATGGGCAAGCCGGCGAAGGGTACCATCACCCTGTCGGCCTATCATGAAGGCGGTCACATCATCATCGATATTGTCGATGACGGACGTGGCATCAACACCGAGAAGGTCAAGGAAAAAATCCTCAAGAATGAGCTGGCAACCGAAGCCGAGCTCGAGAAGATGTCCGAGCAGCAGATCAACAAGTTCATTTTTGCTGCGGGCTTCTCGACTGCCGAGAAAATCACGAACGTTTCCGGTCGTGGCGTTGGCATGGACGTTGTCCGCAACAATATCGAACTGATCGGTGGTTCGGTTGACCTCAAGTCCATTCCGGGCAAGGGTTCCACCTTCTCGATCAAGATTCCGTTGACGCTGGCGATCGTGTCGACCCTGCTGGTCGAAGCATCCGGTGATCGCTTCGCCATTCCGCAGCTTTCCGTTGTCGAGCTGGTTCGCGTACAGAATAATTCCGAGCACAAGATCGAGCGCATCAAGGATACGCCGGTTCTTCGCTTGCGCAACAAGCTGCTGCCGCTCATTCATCTGAGTAACCTGCTTGGTATTGAGCGCGAAACCAACACTGATATCGAGCTGGATGACAATGGCTTCATCGTTGTGATGCAGGTTGGTGCCCAGACCTTCGGTGTCGTGGTTGATGCGGTTTTCCATACCGAGGAAATCGTGGTCAAGCCGATGGCTACCATGTTGCGTCATCTGACCATGTTCTCGGGCAACACCATTCTTGGTGACGGTTCCGTGATCATGATCCTTGATCCGAATGGTGTGGCACAGGCCTTTGGCAGCCATGTTGGCACCGATGTTGAAGCCAGCACCGAGGGCGCAGCCAAGGAAGCCTTGCCAGAGGAGCAAAATACCGTGTCTCTGCTTATCTTCCGTGCCGGTTCGCCGGAGCCAAAAGCAGTTCCGCTGTCGCTGGTCACGCGTCTGGAAGAATTCGAAATCGAAAAGATCGAATTCTCAAACGGGCGCGACATGGTCCAATATCGTGGCAGCCTGATGCCACTGGTACAGGTCAACGATTTCGTGCAGCGCCGCACCGAGGGCAGCCAGCCAATGCTGGTCTTCTCCGATGCTGGTCGTTCCATGGGTCTGGTCGTGGACGAGATCGTCGATATTGTCGACGAGCAACTCAATATCGAAGTGTCTTCGGAAGTTCCAGGCATTCTTGGTACTGCCGTTATCAAGGGCAGGGCTACCGAGATCATCGATGTTGGCCACTTCCTGCCGCAGGCCTTCGAGGACTGGTTCCATCGCAAGGAAATGGAAGAGGAAGACATTCTCAACAAGAAGCTTCTGTTCGTGGATGACTCCAGCTTCTTCCGCAACATGCTCGGCCCGGTTCTCAAGGCAGCCGGTTACGAAGTGACGATCTGCAAGGATGGTGTTGAGGCGCTTGCTGCGCTTGAGCGGGATCCGAGCTATGAAATCGTCGTATCCGATATCGAAATGCCGGAAATGAACGGTTTCGAGCTTTGCGAAGCAATTCGCAGACAGCCAGCGACCCGCGATATTCCAATCATCGCATTGTCGTCACTGTGCACGCCAGCCGCTATCGAGCGTGGACGTCAGGCAGGTTTCAACGATTATGTTGCCAAGTTTGATCGCCCCGGCCTCATTGCCTCTCTGAAGGAACAACGCATTGAATTGGGAGCAGCAGCATGA
- a CDS encoding histidine phosphotransferase family protein: MSGIETLSSMDLAALLCSRVCHDIISPVGAVINGLEVLEEDNGEEMQTFAMELITKSAGTASAKLQFARLAFGAAGSAGAEIDTGDAESVARGYMKSEKAEIEWDGVRVLMPKNLVKLLLNLIMISISTIPRGGTIKVSHEGDPKYPTFKLVSEGKNARIPASLDRLLRGRPADEQGFTANSIQPYYTGLLAREAKMDLAFDWVDDVITIQAKPVHIPSADEMIGQAIPNGETTSV; this comes from the coding sequence ATGTCTGGTATTGAAACACTGTCTTCTATGGATCTGGCGGCGCTGCTTTGTAGCCGTGTTTGTCACGATATCATCAGCCCTGTCGGGGCCGTTATCAATGGACTGGAAGTGCTGGAAGAAGATAATGGCGAGGAAATGCAGACCTTCGCCATGGAGCTCATTACCAAGAGTGCCGGTACGGCATCGGCCAAATTGCAGTTTGCCCGCCTTGCCTTTGGTGCGGCCGGATCCGCTGGCGCGGAAATCGATACGGGCGACGCGGAAAGTGTGGCGCGCGGCTATATGAAATCCGAAAAGGCGGAAATCGAATGGGATGGCGTCCGCGTCCTGATGCCGAAAAATCTGGTCAAGCTGTTGCTCAACCTGATCATGATCAGTATTTCGACCATTCCGCGCGGCGGCACCATCAAGGTATCCCATGAGGGCGATCCGAAATATCCGACCTTCAAGCTGGTGTCCGAAGGCAAGAATGCGCGCATTCCGGCAAGCCTTGATCGCCTGCTGCGCGGTCGTCCTGCCGATGAGCAGGGATTTACGGCAAATTCCATCCAGCCCTACTATACCGGACTGCTGGCGCGCGAAGCAAAAATGGACCTCGCCTTCGATTGGGTGGATGATGTCATCACCATTCAGGCCAAGCCGGTACACATTCCGAGCGCGGACGAGATGATCGGTCAGGCGATCCCGAACGGAGAAACAACTTCGGTTTAA
- a CDS encoding YHS domain-containing (seleno)protein — protein MRILIMLLVLAFSVMGMNSQADATAQSRRVVTDSRSGYAIYGYDPVAYYTEHAAIPGLREHEYVWNGVSWLFKSRANKAVFMQNPDVYAPQYGGHGALAMARGYASDSNPNVWAIYRNRLFLFYSYTARAAWAEAVDLHVQRADEEWPKIEATLSR, from the coding sequence ATGCGCATTCTTATCATGCTGCTTGTTCTGGCTTTCTCGGTCATGGGGATGAATTCTCAGGCTGATGCCACGGCGCAATCGCGGCGGGTGGTGACGGATTCCCGTTCCGGCTATGCCATCTATGGCTATGACCCTGTGGCTTATTATACGGAACATGCGGCCATTCCGGGCTTGCGCGAGCATGAATATGTCTGGAATGGTGTGTCGTGGCTGTTCAAGTCCAGAGCCAACAAAGCTGTCTTCATGCAGAATCCCGATGTCTATGCGCCGCAATATGGTGGCCATGGGGCTCTGGCGATGGCAAGGGGATATGCATCGGACAGCAATCCCAATGTCTGGGCAATCTACAGAAATCGCCTGTTTCTTTTCTATTCCTATACAGCGCGCGCCGCATGGGCCGAAGCGGTCGATCTGCATGTTCAGCGGGCTGATGAGGAATGGCCGAAAATTGAGGCGACCCTTTCGCGATAG
- a CDS encoding DUF1134 domain-containing protein, whose protein sequence is MANLAWPNDLKHKGNELLVIALAIVALAICATTARAQSNRDQSNHYSMQEIVDTGHSFFGTVAGGLASAVEKAVSKYGLPNGYILGQEGSGAFVAGARYGEGDLYTKNMGSHKVFWQGPSIGWDFGGDGNRTMMLVYHLPSVDYLYRRWVGVNGSAYLVGGFGFTVLSLEQQYYVVPIRSGVGARLGVNVGYLKFTRKPTWNPF, encoded by the coding sequence ATGGCAAATCTGGCCTGGCCAAACGACTTGAAACATAAAGGCAATGAGCTGCTCGTAATTGCTTTGGCAATCGTAGCCCTTGCCATTTGTGCGACCACAGCGCGCGCCCAGTCAAATCGCGATCAATCAAACCATTACAGCATGCAGGAAATTGTCGACACAGGGCACAGTTTCTTCGGCACCGTGGCGGGAGGCCTCGCCTCTGCGGTCGAAAAGGCGGTTTCCAAATACGGACTTCCCAACGGCTATATCCTTGGTCAGGAAGGCAGCGGCGCATTTGTTGCTGGCGCCCGCTATGGCGAGGGCGACCTCTATACCAAGAATATGGGCAGCCACAAGGTCTTCTGGCAGGGTCCGTCCATTGGCTGGGATTTTGGTGGCGACGGCAACCGGACCATGATGCTGGTCTATCACCTCCCCAGTGTTGACTATCTCTATCGTCGCTGGGTCGGCGTCAACGGCTCGGCCTATCTTGTCGGCGGCTTCGGCTTCACGGTTCTCAGCCTTGAGCAGCAATATTATGTCGTGCCGATCCGTTCCGGCGTCGGAGCCAGACTTGGCGTCAATGTCGGATATTTGAAATTCACCCGCAAGCCAACCTGGAATCCATTCTGA
- a CDS encoding ABC-F family ATP-binding cassette domain-containing protein: protein MAPPLLHLQNTHLAIGGQALLAGAELAVHEGDSIALVGRNGSGKSTLLKIAAALVEPDKGERFFQPGTTLRYLPQEPDLSAFATVLDYVEEGLAPGDAHYRAQYLLDELGLTGKEKPDEISGGEARRAAIARVLAPEPDILLLDEPTNHLDLPAIEWLESELKQIRSAKVIISHDRRFLENLTRNVVWIDRGTARRSNRGFAHFEAWRDEVFELEQIEEQKLKQKILAEEDWIRYGVTARRKRNVRRLGELGTLREKKQQMAQNRPQGDVRMSATEGESSGKSVIKARNISKSFDGRTIVRDFSIEILRGDRIGIVGPNGAGKSTLINLLTEGLVPDSGTVKLGTNLQMVTLDQKRESLNPDWTLKEALTTHDGDMVQVGDSSRHVVGYMKDFLFRPEQARSPISVLSGGERGRLMLARALAKPSNFLVLDEPTNDLDLETLDLLQEVIADYSGTVLLVSHDRDFLDRLCTTTLFAEGDGRWTEYAGGYSDMIAQRGSGVTARKGAKKEKAAKSPNAPSETAPAPKQQKGLTFKDKHLLETLPGKMAEIEAKIERLRARLEDPELFSKDPETFNKAAKALEAQEELLAKAEEKWLELEILQEELGES, encoded by the coding sequence ATGGCACCACCGCTCCTGCATCTTCAGAATACTCATCTGGCAATCGGCGGACAGGCCTTGCTGGCCGGCGCGGAACTGGCCGTGCATGAGGGCGATTCCATCGCGCTGGTCGGTCGCAACGGGTCGGGCAAATCAACCCTGCTGAAAATCGCCGCCGCATTGGTCGAGCCGGACAAGGGCGAGCGCTTCTTCCAGCCCGGAACGACCCTGCGTTATTTGCCGCAGGAGCCGGACCTTTCTGCCTTTGCAACAGTGCTCGATTATGTCGAGGAAGGCCTCGCTCCGGGAGATGCCCATTATCGTGCGCAATATCTGCTTGATGAACTGGGCCTGACCGGCAAGGAAAAGCCGGACGAAATTTCCGGCGGCGAAGCCCGCCGCGCCGCTATTGCCCGTGTGCTGGCCCCCGAGCCGGATATTCTTTTGCTGGACGAGCCGACCAACCATCTCGATCTGCCTGCGATCGAATGGCTGGAAAGCGAATTGAAACAGATCCGCTCGGCCAAGGTCATCATCAGCCATGACCGCCGTTTTCTCGAAAATCTCACCCGCAATGTCGTCTGGATCGACCGCGGCACGGCCCGCCGTTCCAACCGTGGCTTTGCCCATTTCGAAGCATGGCGCGATGAGGTCTTCGAGCTCGAACAGATCGAGGAGCAGAAGCTCAAACAGAAGATTCTGGCCGAAGAAGACTGGATCCGCTATGGTGTCACCGCCCGCCGCAAGCGCAATGTGCGCCGCCTGGGCGAGCTGGGAACCCTGCGCGAGAAGAAACAGCAGATGGCCCAGAACCGCCCGCAGGGCGATGTCAGAATGAGCGCGACCGAAGGCGAAAGCTCGGGCAAGTCCGTCATCAAGGCGCGCAATATCAGCAAGAGCTTTGACGGGCGCACCATTGTCCGGGATTTCTCCATCGAGATCCTGCGCGGCGACCGCATCGGCATTGTCGGCCCCAATGGTGCGGGGAAATCCACGCTGATCAATCTGCTGACCGAAGGCCTTGTCCCAGACAGTGGAACGGTCAAGCTGGGCACCAATCTGCAAATGGTAACCCTTGACCAGAAGCGCGAGAGCCTCAATCCCGACTGGACCCTCAAGGAAGCGCTGACCACCCACGATGGCGACATGGTTCAGGTGGGAGACAGTTCCCGTCATGTTGTCGGTTACATGAAGGACTTCCTGTTCCGGCCAGAGCAGGCCCGCAGTCCGATTTCGGTGCTGTCAGGTGGAGAGCGCGGACGCCTGATGCTGGCCCGAGCGCTGGCCAAACCGTCCAACTTTCTCGTGCTTGACGAACCGACCAACGATCTTGATCTGGAAACCCTTGATCTGTTGCAGGAAGTCATTGCCGACTATTCCGGCACCGTGCTGCTTGTCAGCCACGACCGTGATTTCCTTGACCGCCTCTGCACGACAACCCTCTTTGCCGAAGGCGATGGCCGCTGGACAGAATATGCCGGTGGCTACTCCGACATGATCGCCCAGCGCGGCAGCGGCGTCACCGCCCGCAAGGGGGCAAAAAAGGAAAAGGCGGCAAAGTCACCAAACGCACCGTCTGAAACTGCACCAGCCCCCAAACAGCAGAAGGGCCTCACCTTCAAGGACAAGCATCTGCTTGAAACCCTGCCCGGCAAAATGGCAGAAATAGAGGCCAAGATCGAACGGCTGCGCGCCCGCCTCGAAGACCCCGAGCTGTTCAGCAAGGATCCCGAAACCTTCAACAAGGCCGCGAAAGCGCTTGAAGCACAGGAAGAGCTGCTGGCCAAGGCAGAAGAAAAGTGGCTAGAGCTGGAAATCCTTCAGGAAGAGCTGGGCGAAAGCTGA
- a CDS encoding peptide chain release factor 3 — protein sequence MPASHEIRRTFAIISHPDAGKTTLTEKLLYFGGAIRMAGQVKARGEKRRAKSDWMKIEQERGISVTSSVMTFEHKDLIFNLLDTPGHEDFSEDTYRTLTAVDSAIMVIDASKGIEAQTLKLFEVCRLRDIPIITLVNKCDREAKDPFELMDEIQETLALDVSPIVLPIGSGSTFHGCYNVTNGDYYTAKHKGEAFDTIVETSGIEDSKLDALIDSQLLEESREMIELATGGYSEFDLESYREGHLSPVIFGSALKDFGPTALLDLIADIAPMPRPSPTTVRTVSPEESKVSGFVFKVQANMDSHHRDRVAFMRICSGDFKRGMKLRQVRTGKDVMVHSPIMFFAQDREIADEAGPGDVIGIPNHGTIRVGDTFTEGENLQFTGLPAFAPEVLRRVRLPDGTKVKQLRRALEDLAEEGLTQVFKPNIGSNWIIGLVGILQLDVLKSRAKTEYGVEIDFEPITYNMAVWVKSKDEAKMKTFLSANVNNIVHDREGSPVFLAKSQWEIDFTKERHPDIIFMKTRELVQTEA from the coding sequence ATGCCCGCATCTCATGAAATCCGTCGCACCTTCGCGATCATCTCGCATCCAGACGCCGGTAAGACCACGCTCACAGAAAAGCTGCTCTATTTCGGCGGCGCCATTCGCATGGCCGGTCAGGTCAAGGCCCGCGGTGAGAAGCGGCGCGCCAAATCCGACTGGATGAAGATCGAGCAGGAACGCGGCATTTCGGTCACCTCCTCGGTGATGACCTTCGAGCATAAGGATCTGATCTTCAACCTGCTCGACACGCCGGGCCATGAAGACTTTTCCGAAGACACCTACCGCACGCTGACTGCGGTCGACAGCGCCATCATGGTGATCGACGCCTCCAAGGGCATCGAGGCCCAGACGCTGAAGCTGTTCGAGGTCTGTCGCCTGCGCGACATTCCCATCATCACGCTGGTCAACAAATGCGACCGCGAGGCCAAGGATCCGTTCGAACTGATGGACGAGATTCAGGAGACACTGGCGCTTGATGTTTCTCCCATCGTGCTGCCCATCGGCTCCGGCTCGACCTTTCATGGCTGCTACAATGTCACCAATGGCGACTATTACACCGCCAAGCACAAGGGCGAAGCCTTCGACACCATCGTCGAGACATCGGGCATCGAAGACAGCAAGCTGGACGCCCTTATCGACAGCCAACTGCTGGAAGAAAGCCGGGAGATGATCGAGCTGGCAACCGGCGGCTATTCCGAATTCGATCTGGAAAGCTACCGCGAAGGCCATCTCTCGCCAGTCATTTTCGGCTCGGCACTGAAGGATTTCGGCCCCACCGCGCTGCTTGACCTGATTGCAGACATTGCCCCCATGCCACGCCCTTCCCCGACCACGGTTCGCACCGTTTCACCTGAGGAAAGCAAGGTATCCGGTTTTGTCTTCAAGGTGCAGGCCAACATGGATTCCCACCATCGCGACCGCGTCGCCTTCATGCGCATCTGTTCGGGCGACTTCAAGCGCGGCATGAAGCTGCGTCAGGTCCGCACCGGCAAGGATGTGATGGTTCATAGCCCGATCATGTTCTTTGCTCAGGATAGAGAAATTGCCGATGAGGCGGGACCGGGCGATGTGATCGGCATTCCCAACCATGGCACCATTCGCGTCGGCGACACCTTCACCGAGGGGGAAAATCTGCAATTTACCGGCCTGCCCGCCTTTGCGCCTGAAGTCTTGCGCCGTGTTCGCCTGCCCGATGGTACCAAGGTCAAGCAATTGCGCCGTGCCCTTGAAGACCTTGCCGAGGAAGGCCTGACACAGGTTTTCAAACCCAATATCGGCTCAAACTGGATCATCGGTCTGGTCGGCATCCTGCAGCTGGACGTGCTGAAATCCCGCGCCAAGACGGAATATGGCGTGGAGATCGATTTCGAACCCATCACCTACAATATGGCGGTTTGGGTCAAGTCCAAGGATGAAGCCAAAATGAAGACCTTCCTGTCGGCCAACGTCAACAATATCGTCCATGACCGCGAAGGCAGCCCGGTTTTCCTTGCCAAGAGCCAATGGGAAATCGACTTCACCAAGGAACGTCATCCGGACATCATTTTCATGAAGACCAGAGAATTGGTGCAAACCGAAGCCTGA